The Lacticaseibacillus rhamnosus DNA window ATCAACACAAACGCCGCAATTGGCAATGAATACCAGATTGCTGCAGCTGACAAGGTTGTCAAAACCAAGACAATCTGCTCAGTACCATATGCCACACTTGACAAAGCATCTGACGACAGCATCGCCAACGCTTTGAAGATGTTTAGCTGTTGTCCGCCTTCTTCGGAAGATTTCAATGGCCGTCCAATAAACAGCCGCTTCAAATGCATCATTTTAAACTCCTATTAACCTTAATTGAAATTTTAAAAAGTAAACATGCACCAGTCTACGCTAAAAATTGCCCAGCGCCTACCCTCTTTCATCTTAACCTATATTGATTGGCAACAACACCGCCATTTTACGAACTCGCGCAAACCAAAAGAAAAGCGATCACTCTTTCGTCTGACCGAAAAAGTAACCGCTGGCAATTAAGCCTTCTCGACTATCACAACATCATGAACCTTTAGCTTGCGATGGACTTCATGTTCAATCTCGCTTTTGGCAGCATGATCGATTTTCAATTCATCTTTTGGCGTATCCGGCAATAACTTTTCCAAGACAAAATCAATCTCGGTATCTTTGATTGTCCGTTTATCATGCGTCAGCACAATGTCAATCTGGTCAAAGCCTTCGACATAATAAACATGTACTGAACCAAGTGTGTAAAGCTCAAAGTATTTAACCGGCTTGCGACTATAGAGATAACGCATGGTATTCGGTAGCATTTTATGCAGGCTGGCGTTAAGTCGAATCGGATTTTGAACTAGTTTCATATCAACCGCTCCCTTTGCTAATGTGAGCGCGAGAAATTCATTAAACGGACCCCACGCATTGCTTGACTGTCGCTATCCTGGCAACTTTAAAATGATAACCAAGATGACTTATTTATTTTATTTTACCAAGGAAAGCCGGTCAATGCCTATTATTGCGCTTAATGCCGCTCAGTTGCCATCTTTATTTGTTAATCATGGTCATCTTGTTTCACGCCTCAATGATCGTCAGAATTAACCGAATCTGTTCCTTATGTACAACAAAACACCAGCCCGGTTGGGGACTGGTGTTTTGTTGCAGCCTTAAACGCCGAGGCGAAATTACATCATACCGCCCATGCCAGCTGCTGGGTTTGCGCCGGCAGCGGCAGCGTTGTTATCTTTTGGTTCAGGCTTGTCAGCCACAACTGCTTCTGTTGTCAGCAACAGTGCTGCAACTGAGGCAGCGTTTTGCAATGCAGAGCGGGTAACCTTGGTTGGGTCGATAATACCTGACTTAGCCATGTCTTCCCATTCGCCGGTTGCAGCG harbors:
- a CDS encoding DUF1827 family protein; translated protein: MKLVQNPIRLNASLHKMLPNTMRYLYSRKPVKYFELYTLGSVHVYYVEGFDQIDIVLTHDKRTIKDTEIDFVLEKLLPDTPKDELKIDHAAKSEIEHEVHRKLKVHDVVIVEKA